In Motilibacter rhizosphaerae, one DNA window encodes the following:
- a CDS encoding diguanylate cyclase domain-containing protein, with translation MESELQQILASGLVRSVLQPIVDLEQGAVVAYEALARGPEGSALERPDLLFAAAREGGLLRELDELCRRTALRAGIAAGLRPPTALFVNVEPEVLDTAALDELLAIAAEAPDGLQVVLEITERAIAARPAELLATVTELRAAGWHIALDDVGADDLSLAFMPLLRPDIVKLDLRLVQERPGPAVAGIMNAVNAYAERTGAVLLAEGIEHEGHVAVARALGARLGQGWLFGRPSPALSPVLPVGDLALPRVPAARADGASPFRCLPAGTVLRRSSKPLLVEVSKHLEREALRLGGTAVVVSTFQEAKHVTPHTAHRYRELAERVGFVAAIGQGLPREPVAGVRGADLLAEDPVRDEWDIAVLAPHFAGALLARDLGDTGPDRERQFEFALTYDRDVVADAAGALLSRVLPEEAVRSAVAATLAAEQGVQQEEQPQVRSTAEPQDMERTLRRALAATGNGVTIADMTRADQPLVYVNTAFERLTGTRAEDVVGRNCRFLQGEGTDREAVGRLRAAVAEGREARETLLNYRGDDRSPWWNEIYLAPVFADDGRLVQYIGIQSDVTARVEAEARLRAERERAEAYAAEIESLAYRDPLTGALNRRKLPEVLESTLLHAQVSGTGVAVLYLDLDGFKQVNDAHGHLTGDDLLKATAHRLQTRLRRGDVVARLGGDEFLVVLAGLDRDGAWDEGERVAGELATLLALPVQTRRGQIAVRASIGVGAYPHDGADFDALLHAADQRMYAVKHTAR, from the coding sequence ATGGAGTCGGAGCTTCAGCAGATCCTGGCGAGCGGGCTCGTGCGCAGCGTGCTCCAGCCCATCGTCGACCTGGAGCAGGGCGCCGTCGTCGCGTACGAGGCGCTGGCCCGCGGCCCGGAGGGCTCGGCGCTCGAGCGTCCCGACCTGCTGTTCGCCGCCGCCCGCGAGGGCGGCCTGCTGCGCGAGCTCGACGAGCTGTGCCGCAGGACCGCGCTGCGCGCCGGGATCGCCGCGGGGCTCCGCCCGCCGACCGCGCTGTTCGTCAACGTCGAGCCCGAGGTCCTCGACACCGCGGCCCTCGACGAGCTGCTGGCCATCGCGGCCGAGGCACCCGACGGCCTGCAGGTCGTGCTCGAGATCACCGAGCGCGCGATCGCGGCGCGGCCGGCCGAGCTGCTCGCCACCGTCACCGAGCTGCGCGCGGCCGGCTGGCACATCGCGCTGGACGACGTGGGCGCCGACGACCTCTCGCTGGCCTTCATGCCGCTGCTGCGCCCGGACATCGTCAAGCTCGACCTGCGCCTCGTCCAGGAGAGGCCGGGCCCGGCCGTCGCGGGCATCATGAACGCCGTCAACGCGTACGCCGAGCGGACCGGTGCCGTCCTGCTCGCCGAGGGCATCGAGCACGAGGGGCACGTCGCGGTCGCGCGCGCCCTGGGCGCCCGGCTGGGCCAGGGGTGGCTGTTCGGACGGCCCTCCCCCGCGCTCTCGCCCGTGCTGCCGGTCGGTGACCTGGCGCTGCCCCGGGTACCCGCCGCGCGCGCCGACGGCGCCTCGCCGTTCCGCTGCCTCCCGGCCGGCACCGTGCTGCGGCGCTCCTCCAAGCCGCTGCTGGTCGAGGTGAGCAAGCACCTCGAGCGCGAGGCGCTGCGCCTCGGCGGGACGGCGGTCGTCGTCTCGACGTTCCAGGAGGCCAAGCACGTCACCCCGCACACGGCGCACCGCTACCGCGAGCTGGCCGAGCGGGTCGGCTTCGTCGCCGCCATCGGGCAGGGGCTGCCGCGCGAGCCCGTCGCCGGCGTACGCGGCGCCGACCTGCTCGCCGAGGACCCGGTCCGCGACGAGTGGGACATCGCCGTGCTGGCGCCGCACTTCGCCGGCGCGCTGCTCGCCCGCGACCTCGGTGACACCGGGCCCGACCGGGAGCGGCAGTTCGAGTTCGCGCTCACCTACGACCGCGACGTCGTCGCCGACGCCGCCGGTGCGCTGCTCTCCCGCGTGCTGCCCGAGGAGGCCGTGCGCAGCGCCGTCGCCGCCACGCTGGCCGCGGAGCAGGGCGTGCAGCAGGAGGAGCAGCCGCAGGTCCGCAGCACCGCGGAGCCGCAGGACATGGAGCGCACGCTGCGCCGCGCGCTCGCGGCCACCGGCAACGGCGTCACCATCGCCGACATGACCCGCGCGGACCAGCCGCTGGTCTACGTCAACACCGCCTTCGAGCGGCTCACCGGGACGCGCGCCGAGGACGTCGTCGGCCGCAACTGCCGCTTCCTCCAGGGGGAGGGCACCGACCGCGAGGCGGTCGGCCGCCTGCGCGCGGCCGTGGCCGAGGGGCGCGAGGCGCGGGAGACCCTGCTCAACTACCGCGGCGACGACCGGTCGCCCTGGTGGAACGAGATCTACCTCGCCCCGGTGTTCGCCGACGACGGCCGCCTGGTGCAGTACATCGGCATCCAGAGCGACGTCACCGCGCGGGTGGAGGCGGAGGCGCGGCTGCGCGCCGAGCGGGAGCGGGCCGAGGCGTACGCCGCGGAGATCGAGTCGCTCGCCTACCGCGACCCGCTGACCGGCGCCCTCAACCGGCGCAAGCTGCCGGAGGTGCTGGAGAGCACGCTGCTGCACGCGCAGGTCTCGGGCACCGGCGTGGCCGTGCTGTACCTCGACCTCGACGGCTTCAAGCAGGTCAACGACGCCCATGGGCACCTCACCGGCGACGACCTGCTCAAGGCCACGGCCCACCGGCTGCAGACCCGCCTGCGCCGCGGTGACGTCGTCGCCCGGCTCGGCGGCGACGAGTTCCTCGTCGTGCTCGCCGGGCTGGACCGCGACGGCGCGTGGGACGAGGGCGAGCGCGTCGCCGGCGAGCTGGCGACCCTGCTGGCGCTGCCGGTGCAGACCCGGCGCGGTCAGATCGCGGTGCGGGCGAGCATCGGGGTCGGCGCGTACCCCCACGACGGCGCGGACTTCGACGCGCTGCTGCACGCCGCCGACCAGCGCATGTACGCCGTCAAGCACACCGCGCGCTAG
- a CDS encoding MFS transporter, with protein MPSSPLVRARSSVAALFVLMGTVSGSWAGRIPGVRAQVGVSEGRWGLLSTAGTVGSLVGIALVASLVRRTGPRRLALAGAALLLLDAPVAALSGGPLALVAALLVQGFAFNLLSTPMNAQAVEVEREYARPILATFHACFSVGQLTGGLLGILAAQAGLSPARQLGVTAVVLAGLLLAASHGLPADVPPPAREHRRGLRSRVTPQLALLGAIAFCSSIGEGGAGQWSALYTSDTLGAGAALGAATFSCFSLAMFLARSKGDVIVARLGRVAFLRAAALVAACGIGLALVGGVPATALIGFAVLGLGLGCIVPTAYGLAGNQPGLTPGEGISVAVLGQWPAFLLGPPLIGALAQASSLRVALLLVVAAALAVTMLSTRLHGAERAPVTA; from the coding sequence GTGCCGTCCTCCCCGCTGGTCCGCGCCCGCAGCTCCGTCGCCGCGCTGTTCGTCCTCATGGGCACGGTCAGCGGCAGCTGGGCCGGCCGCATCCCCGGGGTGCGGGCCCAGGTCGGCGTCTCCGAGGGCCGCTGGGGACTGCTCAGCACCGCCGGCACCGTCGGCTCGCTCGTCGGGATCGCCCTCGTCGCCTCGCTCGTGCGGCGGACGGGCCCGCGGCGCCTCGCGCTCGCCGGCGCCGCGCTGCTGCTCCTCGACGCGCCCGTGGCCGCGCTGTCCGGCGGGCCCCTCGCCCTCGTCGCCGCCCTGCTCGTGCAGGGCTTCGCCTTCAACCTGCTCTCGACGCCCATGAACGCGCAGGCCGTCGAGGTCGAGCGGGAGTACGCCCGCCCGATCCTCGCGACCTTCCACGCCTGCTTCAGCGTCGGTCAGCTCACTGGCGGCCTGCTCGGCATCCTCGCCGCGCAGGCCGGGCTCTCCCCCGCGCGGCAGCTCGGCGTCACCGCGGTCGTCCTCGCCGGGCTGCTGCTCGCCGCGTCGCACGGGCTCCCGGCCGACGTCCCTCCCCCCGCCCGGGAGCACCGGCGCGGCCTGCGCTCCCGGGTCACCCCGCAGCTCGCGCTGCTCGGCGCGATCGCCTTCTGCTCCTCGATCGGCGAGGGCGGGGCCGGGCAGTGGAGCGCGCTCTACACCAGCGACACCCTCGGCGCCGGGGCGGCGCTCGGCGCCGCGACGTTCTCCTGCTTCTCGCTCGCGATGTTCCTCGCCCGCAGCAAGGGCGACGTCATCGTCGCGCGGCTCGGCCGCGTCGCGTTCCTGCGCGCCGCCGCCCTGGTGGCCGCCTGCGGGATCGGCCTCGCCCTCGTGGGAGGAGTGCCCGCCACGGCGCTGATCGGCTTCGCCGTGCTCGGTCTCGGGCTGGGCTGCATCGTGCCCACGGCGTACGGGCTGGCGGGCAACCAGCCCGGCCTCACTCCTGGCGAGGGCATCTCGGTGGCGGTGCTCGGCCAGTGGCCGGCGTTCCTCCTCGGCCCGCCGCTCATCGGTGCGCTCGCGCAGGCCAGCAGCCTGCGCGTCGCCCTGCTCCTCGTCGTCGCTGCGGCGCTCGCGGTCACGATGCTGTCGACGCGGCTCCACGGCGCGGAGCGGGCACCCGTCACCGCCTGA
- a CDS encoding aldo/keto reductase family oxidoreductase, with amino-acid sequence MTSTPTTLPGGTYALADDVVLTRVGYGAMQLAGPHVFGPPKDRAAAVAVLREAVSLGITHIDTADFYGPHITNEIIREALSPYPDDLHIVTKVGAVRDDKGNWLQQREPHQLQQQVRDNLERLGLDALDVVNLRVGGQERPTRGSIGRKVEALAELQQQGLVKHVGLSTVSAEQVAEAQAITPVVCVQNMYNIANRQDDELVDALAEQGIAYVPYFPLGGFSPLQSSELDAVAQQLGATPMAVALAWLLQRSPNILLIPGTSSVEHLRENVAAAGLELSDVVLEALDRIGS; translated from the coding sequence ATGACCAGCACTCCCACCACCCTGCCGGGCGGGACGTACGCGCTCGCCGACGACGTCGTCCTCACGCGCGTCGGCTACGGCGCCATGCAGCTCGCCGGTCCTCACGTCTTCGGCCCGCCGAAGGACCGCGCGGCTGCCGTCGCGGTGCTGCGCGAGGCGGTGTCGCTCGGCATCACCCACATCGACACGGCCGACTTCTACGGCCCGCACATCACCAACGAGATCATCCGCGAGGCGCTGTCGCCGTACCCCGACGACCTCCACATCGTCACCAAGGTCGGCGCCGTCCGCGACGACAAGGGCAACTGGCTGCAGCAGCGCGAGCCGCACCAGCTCCAGCAGCAGGTGCGCGACAACCTCGAGCGGCTCGGGCTCGACGCCCTCGACGTCGTGAACCTGCGGGTGGGCGGGCAGGAGCGCCCGACCCGCGGCTCGATCGGGCGGAAGGTCGAGGCGCTCGCCGAGCTGCAGCAGCAGGGCCTCGTCAAGCACGTCGGGCTGAGCACCGTGTCGGCGGAGCAGGTCGCCGAGGCGCAGGCCATCACGCCGGTCGTCTGCGTGCAGAACATGTACAACATCGCCAACCGCCAGGACGACGAGCTCGTCGACGCGCTGGCCGAGCAGGGCATCGCGTACGTGCCGTACTTCCCGCTCGGCGGCTTCTCGCCCCTGCAGTCCTCCGAGCTCGACGCCGTCGCCCAGCAGCTCGGCGCCACGCCGATGGCCGTCGCGCTCGCCTGGCTGCTGCAGCGCTCGCCGAACATCCTGCTGATCCCCGGGACGTCCTCCGTGGAGCACCTGCGGGAGAACGTCGCGGCCGCCGGCCTCGAGCTGTCCGACGTCGTGCTGGAGGCGCTGGACCGCATCGGCTCCTGA
- a CDS encoding molybdopterin oxidoreductase family protein, translating into MTVEREVSVDRIEDPWGLAAPHPQGTPWSVRQDLWLEPGTGEDAVERWVPSACVLCSNGCGCEIAVAGGRMVGVRGRASDPVNLGRLGPKGLFASTPWSHSRERLSRPLLRKDGELVEVGWDEAMDAVVQASRRVLAEKGPLGMGFYTSGQLMLEEYYALGVIGKAGIGTPHMDGNTRLCTATAAASLKESFGTDGQPGTYDDIEHCDALFLWGHNVAETQTVLWRRMLDRLEAPDRPALVLVDPRETPVAAKADVHLRVLPGTNQALMLGLTRELLHHGWWDEAWVQAHTIGLEEMRSTVEPWTLDRTAEVCGVPAAEIAHAARIFGTRDRVLSTVLQGFYQSHQATAASVAVNNLHLLRAMIGRPGAGVLQMNGQPTAQNNRECGADGDLPAFRNWSNEEHVRQLAELWNVEPSTIPHWAPPTHAMQIWRYAEQGSIGFLWISATNPAVSLPELPRIREILQQDRLFTVVNDGFLTETAELADVVLPSAMWGEKTGTFTNASRYVHLAQQAVEPYGESRSDLDIWLDYARRMDFRDKDGQPLIPWQTPEDVFEAWKECSKGRPCDYSGLTYERLAEGPVQWPVTAERPSGTARLYPDAHFGTDTDYAESWGQDLETGASTTEEQHKAMAPAGRAFLRVVDHSPPPEVPSAEFPLVLTTGRTVYHFHTRTKTGRARQLREAAPRVWVELSAEDAESAGVAAGQRVRVESPRGALEAEVRIGRTRTGVVFIPWHYGQRKGEPHTAANELTITAWDPVSKQPLFKIGACRVRPLEEG; encoded by the coding sequence GCACGCCGTGGTCGGTGCGCCAGGACCTGTGGCTGGAGCCCGGGACGGGCGAGGACGCCGTGGAGCGGTGGGTCCCCTCGGCCTGCGTGCTCTGCAGCAACGGCTGCGGCTGCGAGATCGCCGTCGCGGGCGGGCGGATGGTCGGCGTACGCGGCCGCGCCTCCGACCCGGTCAACCTCGGGCGGCTGGGGCCGAAGGGGCTGTTCGCCAGCACCCCGTGGTCGCACTCGCGCGAGCGGCTGTCCCGCCCCCTGCTGCGCAAGGACGGCGAGCTCGTCGAGGTCGGCTGGGACGAGGCGATGGATGCCGTCGTGCAGGCATCGCGCCGGGTGCTGGCCGAGAAGGGCCCGCTGGGCATGGGGTTCTACACCTCCGGCCAGCTCATGCTCGAGGAGTACTACGCGCTCGGCGTGATCGGCAAGGCCGGCATCGGAACGCCACACATGGACGGGAACACGCGCCTCTGCACCGCGACCGCGGCCGCCTCGCTGAAGGAGAGCTTCGGCACGGACGGCCAGCCGGGGACCTATGACGACATCGAGCACTGCGATGCGCTGTTCCTGTGGGGACACAACGTCGCCGAGACGCAGACCGTCCTCTGGCGCCGGATGCTCGACCGGCTCGAAGCACCCGACCGCCCCGCCCTCGTGCTCGTCGACCCGCGCGAGACGCCTGTGGCGGCCAAGGCCGACGTGCACCTGCGTGTGCTGCCCGGCACCAACCAGGCCCTCATGCTGGGGCTCACGCGCGAGCTGCTGCACCACGGCTGGTGGGACGAGGCGTGGGTGCAGGCGCACACCATCGGGCTCGAGGAGATGCGCAGCACCGTGGAGCCCTGGACGCTCGACCGCACCGCCGAGGTGTGCGGGGTGCCGGCAGCCGAGATCGCCCATGCCGCGCGCATCTTCGGCACCCGCGACCGGGTGCTGTCCACGGTGCTCCAGGGCTTCTACCAGTCGCACCAGGCGACGGCGGCCTCCGTCGCCGTCAACAACCTCCACCTGCTGCGCGCGATGATCGGGCGGCCGGGCGCCGGCGTCCTGCAGATGAACGGCCAGCCCACCGCGCAGAACAACCGGGAGTGCGGGGCCGACGGCGACCTGCCGGCCTTCCGCAACTGGAGCAACGAGGAGCACGTGCGGCAGCTCGCGGAGCTGTGGAACGTCGAGCCCTCGACGATCCCGCACTGGGCGCCACCGACGCATGCCATGCAGATCTGGCGCTACGCGGAGCAGGGGTCGATCGGCTTCCTCTGGATCAGCGCGACCAACCCTGCGGTCTCCCTGCCGGAGCTACCGCGCATCCGCGAGATCCTGCAGCAGGACAGGCTGTTCACCGTCGTCAACGACGGCTTCCTGACCGAGACCGCCGAGCTCGCCGACGTGGTGCTGCCCTCCGCGATGTGGGGCGAGAAGACCGGCACCTTCACCAACGCCAGCCGCTACGTGCACCTCGCGCAGCAGGCCGTCGAGCCCTACGGTGAGTCCCGCAGCGACCTCGACATCTGGCTCGACTACGCCCGCCGCATGGACTTCCGCGACAAGGACGGCCAGCCGCTCATTCCCTGGCAGACACCGGAGGACGTCTTCGAGGCGTGGAAGGAGTGCTCGAAGGGGCGCCCCTGCGACTACTCCGGCCTCACCTACGAGCGGCTCGCCGAGGGCCCGGTGCAGTGGCCGGTGACGGCGGAGCGCCCGTCGGGGACGGCCAGGCTCTACCCCGACGCGCACTTCGGGACGGACACGGACTACGCCGAGAGCTGGGGCCAGGACCTGGAGACCGGCGCCAGCACGACGGAGGAGCAGCACAAGGCGATGGCGCCTGCAGGTCGGGCGTTCCTCCGCGTCGTGGACCACTCCCCGCCGCCCGAGGTCCCGTCCGCGGAGTTCCCGCTGGTCCTCACGACGGGGCGGACGGTCTACCACTTCCACACGCGGACGAAGACCGGTCGCGCGCGCCAGCTGCGTGAGGCGGCTCCTCGGGTGTGGGTGGAGCTGAGCGCCGAGGACGCCGAGTCGGCAGGAGTGGCTGCGGGACAGCGGGTCCGTGTCGAGTCCCCGCGGGGGGCGCTGGAGGCCGAGGTGCGGATCGGGCGGACGCGTACGGGTGTGGTGTTCATCCCGTGGCACTACGGCCAGCGCAAGGGCGAGCCGCACACCGCCGCGAACGAGCTCACCATCACCGCCTGGGACCCGGTCTCGAAGCAGCCGCTGTTCAAGATCGGCGCCTGCCGGGTCCGCCCGCTGGAGGAGGGGTGA